One genomic window of Burkholderia diffusa includes the following:
- a CDS encoding LysR family transcriptional regulator: protein MFDQLKAFHATVRQGSITRAARHLGVSQPTIAAQIRQVEQLYGVELFYRSGRKLEVTETGIELLPLVEKMIALEAQADIMLRNVGGLFEGHLRIGATGPYYIMDAVGRFSHAHPSIALTCRIGNSEEILQALQEFRIDLAVSSQRNDADGLERKVISTDPLVLVVHRDHPLARFDAIDAAQLANVRLLIREEGSVTRRCTETILAAAGVAATSVAEIGSREAIREAILHGVGGSLFPRGEAERHPDLRVVTLRGVDTTIDEYVYYLKARRQSPAIDAFLACILPAQTATHDRAHAARPANAC, encoded by the coding sequence GTGTTCGATCAGCTGAAGGCGTTCCATGCGACCGTCCGGCAGGGCAGCATCACGCGCGCCGCGCGCCATCTGGGCGTGAGCCAGCCGACGATCGCCGCGCAGATCCGGCAGGTCGAGCAGCTTTACGGCGTCGAGCTGTTCTATCGCAGCGGCCGCAAGCTCGAGGTCACCGAGACCGGCATCGAGCTGCTGCCGCTCGTCGAAAAGATGATCGCGCTCGAGGCGCAGGCCGACATCATGCTGCGCAACGTCGGCGGCCTGTTCGAAGGACACCTGCGGATCGGCGCGACGGGGCCGTACTACATCATGGACGCGGTCGGCCGCTTCTCGCATGCGCACCCGTCGATCGCACTCACGTGCCGGATCGGCAATTCCGAGGAAATCCTGCAGGCGCTGCAGGAATTCCGCATCGACCTCGCTGTGTCGTCGCAGCGCAATGACGCGGACGGCCTCGAACGCAAGGTGATCTCCACCGATCCGCTCGTACTCGTCGTGCATCGCGACCATCCGCTCGCGCGCTTCGACGCGATCGACGCCGCGCAGCTCGCCAACGTGCGATTGCTGATTCGCGAGGAAGGGTCCGTCACGCGCCGCTGCACGGAGACGATCCTCGCGGCCGCAGGCGTGGCGGCCACGTCGGTCGCCGAGATCGGCAGCCGCGAAGCGATCCGCGAAGCGATCCTGCATGGCGTGGGCGGCAGCCTGTTTCCGCGCGGCGAGGCCGAGCGCCATCCGGACCTGCGCGTCGTCACGCTGCGCGGAGTCGACACGACGATCGACGAATACGTGTACTACCTGAAGGCGCGCCGCCAGAGCCCCGCGATCGATGCGTTCCTCGCGTGCATCCTGCCGGCGCAGACCGCGACGCACGATCGCGCACACGCGGCGCGGCCGGCGAACGCATGCTGA
- a CDS encoding L-lactate permease has protein sequence MNPTAALPPGILFAQPLTPVANSLFLSFLVAVIPIAVALIALGVLRRPAWQASLAGLVAGLAVAIGAWGMPAGLAFNAVGAGMALAVVPVMWIVFNALLLYNIAVKSGRFDQFRQWMLDNLPDDRRLVLLVVAFSFGCLLEGISGFGTPVAITSALLIALGFPALEALTYTLLFNTAPVAFGALGVPITVLGAVTSLPPATLGAMVGRQLPFFALLLPFYVVGAYGGLRSISKLWPALLVSGGSFAIAQFVTSNFLGYQLTDVLSSLTSLIVTIGFLQVWKPQPDPQYALVCSVPAATGAARAGFGGWLPWIVVSVVVIVWVHANVAAIGDVKIKWPGLHNTVFVSLYHKPYAAIWDFQPLGTGTAILLSAIITAVLTRTGVGAFFECVVKTWRQTWIAIVTVMMIVGLAYLLNYSGISYTLGTGVASTGALFPLVSASLGWIAVFLSGSDTSGNALFGNLQVVAARQLGFDPVLMAATNSSGGVMGKMISPQNIATGVSTTDLKGQEGVVFARTFWHSVILTLLLGVLVFLQQHVFTWMIPALPK, from the coding sequence ATGAATCCAACCGCAGCCCTGCCGCCCGGCATCCTGTTCGCACAGCCGTTGACGCCCGTCGCCAACTCGCTGTTCCTGTCGTTCCTCGTCGCCGTGATCCCGATCGCGGTCGCGCTGATCGCGCTCGGCGTGCTGCGCCGGCCCGCGTGGCAGGCGTCGCTCGCCGGACTCGTCGCCGGCCTCGCGGTCGCGATCGGCGCGTGGGGCATGCCGGCCGGCCTTGCGTTCAACGCGGTCGGCGCCGGCATGGCGCTCGCGGTCGTGCCGGTGATGTGGATCGTGTTCAACGCGCTGCTGCTGTACAACATCGCGGTGAAATCGGGCCGCTTCGACCAGTTCCGGCAGTGGATGCTCGACAACCTGCCCGACGACCGCCGCCTCGTGCTGCTCGTCGTCGCGTTCTCGTTCGGCTGTCTGCTCGAAGGGATCTCCGGGTTCGGCACGCCGGTCGCGATCACCAGCGCGCTCTTGATCGCACTCGGCTTCCCCGCGCTCGAAGCACTCACCTACACGCTGCTGTTCAACACCGCACCGGTCGCGTTCGGCGCGCTCGGCGTGCCGATCACCGTGCTCGGCGCGGTCACGTCGCTGCCGCCCGCGACGCTCGGCGCGATGGTCGGCCGGCAACTGCCGTTCTTCGCACTGCTGCTGCCGTTCTATGTGGTCGGCGCGTACGGCGGCCTGCGCTCGATCTCGAAGCTGTGGCCCGCGCTGCTCGTGTCGGGCGGCAGCTTCGCGATCGCGCAGTTCGTCACGTCGAACTTCCTCGGCTACCAGCTCACCGACGTGCTGTCGTCGCTCACCTCGCTGATCGTCACGATCGGCTTCCTGCAGGTGTGGAAGCCGCAGCCCGATCCGCAGTACGCGCTCGTGTGCAGCGTGCCCGCCGCGACCGGCGCCGCGCGCGCGGGCTTCGGCGGCTGGCTGCCGTGGATCGTGGTGTCGGTGGTCGTGATCGTCTGGGTGCACGCGAACGTCGCGGCGATCGGCGACGTGAAGATCAAGTGGCCGGGCCTGCACAACACGGTGTTCGTGTCGCTGTATCACAAGCCGTATGCGGCGATCTGGGACTTCCAGCCGCTCGGCACCGGCACCGCGATCCTCCTGTCGGCGATCATCACGGCCGTGCTCACGCGCACCGGCGTCGGCGCGTTCTTCGAATGCGTGGTCAAGACCTGGCGGCAGACGTGGATCGCGATCGTAACGGTGATGATGATCGTCGGGCTCGCGTACCTGCTGAACTATTCGGGCATCAGCTACACGCTCGGCACCGGCGTCGCGTCGACCGGCGCGCTGTTCCCGCTCGTGTCGGCGTCGCTCGGCTGGATCGCGGTGTTCCTGTCCGGCAGCGACACGTCCGGCAATGCGCTGTTCGGCAACCTGCAGGTCGTCGCGGCGCGGCAGCTCGGCTTCGACCCGGTGCTGATGGCCGCGACCAACTCGTCGGGCGGCGTGATGGGCAAGATGATCTCGCCGCAGAACATCGCCACGGGTGTGTCGACGACCGATCTGAAGGGGCAGGAAGGCGTCGTGTTCGCGCGCACCTTCTGGCACAGCGTGATCCTCACGCTGCTGCTCGGCGTGCTCGTGTTCCTGCAGCAGCACGTGTTCACGTGGATGATTCCGGCGCTGCCGAAGTAA
- a CDS encoding DUF4148 domain-containing protein, protein MKTMKLAAYALVLIGSAVAAQAQAESTLTRAQVRQELAELQAAGYRPSLASGPDFPQNMQAIMQRAAQARGDAAGHGSDGHANVESGKPALPPVIDRDTYAHH, encoded by the coding sequence ATGAAGACCATGAAACTTGCGGCGTACGCGTTGGTGCTGATCGGCTCGGCAGTCGCCGCCCAGGCTCAGGCCGAGTCGACGCTGACGCGCGCGCAAGTTCGCCAGGAACTCGCGGAACTGCAAGCCGCCGGCTATCGACCGAGTCTCGCCAGCGGCCCCGACTTTCCGCAAAACATGCAGGCAATCATGCAGCGCGCCGCGCAGGCGCGCGGCGACGCGGCCGGCCACGGCAGCGACGGTCACGCGAATGTGGAATCAGGAAAGCCGGCGCTGCCGCCGGTGATCGATCGCGACACATACGCGCATCACTGA
- the gshA gene encoding glutamate--cysteine ligase — protein sequence MSNTMTHRQSELLLNRLEALSSGPTRQHLPDGLRGIEKESLRVTRDGMIAFTPHPRALGSALTHPSLTTDYSEALIELITPAESDASITLERLDDLHRYVYASLGDEMLWNDSMPGLLPADDEIPIADYGTSNIGRLKTVYRRGLAYRYGRTMQCIAGIHYNYSLHEEVWRRLHAEEGSTATLVDYQSERYLAQIRNFRRRSWLLMYLFGASPALDVKFLRGKPHKLDAFDADTLYRPYATSLRMSDLGYSNTTAQAALQVDYNTLPGYLDALSKAVSEPYPPYEAIGTHRDGEWIQINTNVLQIENEFYSTIRPKRVTYSGERPLHALASRGVQYIEVRCLDIDPFEPTGIALETARFIDAFLLACALDDSPALDCDAYKEANANFASVTMEGRKPGLTLVRDGQPVTLQAWADDLMADIETVGRRLDEIRGGGDHARAIAAQREKLADPERTPSARVLRTMRENGQSFLAFARAHSEAHAAHFRANPPSAETMRAEQALAAKSLAEQAELEAKEAGSFDAFVAAYRAYTLNRFSV from the coding sequence ATGTCGAACACCATGACTCACCGCCAGTCCGAACTGCTGCTGAATCGTCTCGAAGCGCTGAGCTCGGGTCCGACGCGGCAGCATCTGCCCGACGGCCTGCGCGGCATCGAAAAGGAAAGCCTGCGCGTGACGCGCGACGGGATGATCGCGTTCACGCCGCATCCGCGCGCGCTCGGTTCGGCGCTCACGCATCCGTCATTGACGACCGACTATTCCGAAGCGCTGATCGAGCTGATCACGCCGGCGGAAAGCGACGCGTCGATCACGCTCGAACGCCTCGACGATCTGCACCGCTACGTGTATGCGTCGCTTGGCGACGAGATGCTGTGGAACGATTCGATGCCGGGCCTGCTGCCGGCCGACGATGAAATTCCGATCGCCGACTACGGCACGTCGAACATCGGCCGTCTGAAGACGGTGTACCGCCGCGGGCTCGCGTATCGCTACGGCCGCACGATGCAGTGCATCGCCGGCATCCACTACAACTACTCGCTGCACGAGGAAGTGTGGCGGCGGCTGCATGCGGAAGAGGGCTCGACGGCCACGCTCGTTGACTACCAGTCGGAGCGCTATCTCGCGCAGATCCGCAATTTCCGCCGCCGCAGCTGGCTCTTGATGTACCTGTTCGGCGCTTCGCCCGCGCTCGACGTGAAATTCTTGCGCGGCAAGCCGCACAAGCTCGACGCGTTCGATGCCGATACGCTGTACCGGCCGTACGCGACGAGCCTGCGGATGAGCGACCTCGGTTACTCGAACACGACCGCGCAGGCCGCGCTGCAAGTCGACTACAACACGCTGCCCGGCTATCTGGACGCGCTGTCGAAGGCCGTGAGCGAGCCGTATCCGCCGTACGAGGCGATCGGCACGCATCGCGACGGCGAGTGGATCCAGATCAACACGAACGTGCTGCAGATCGAGAACGAGTTCTACTCGACGATCCGGCCGAAGCGCGTCACCTATTCGGGCGAGCGGCCGCTGCATGCGCTCGCGTCGCGCGGCGTGCAGTACATCGAAGTGCGCTGCCTCGACATCGATCCGTTCGAGCCGACCGGCATCGCGCTGGAGACCGCACGCTTCATCGACGCGTTCCTGCTCGCATGCGCGCTCGACGACAGCCCGGCGCTTGACTGCGACGCATACAAGGAAGCGAATGCGAACTTCGCCAGCGTGACGATGGAAGGGCGCAAGCCCGGGCTGACGCTCGTGCGCGATGGCCAGCCTGTCACGCTGCAGGCGTGGGCGGACGACCTGATGGCCGATATCGAGACCGTCGGGCGCCGCCTCGACGAGATCCGCGGCGGCGGCGACCATGCGCGTGCGATCGCCGCGCAGCGCGAGAAGCTCGCCGATCCGGAACGCACGCCGTCGGCGCGTGTGCTGCGCACAATGCGCGAGAACGGGCAGTCGTTCCTCGCGTTCGCGCGCGCGCATAGCGAAGCGCACGCAGCGCATTTCCGCGCGAACCCGCCGTCGGCGGAGACGATGCGCGCCGAGCAGGCGCTCGCGGCGAAGTCGCTGGCCGAGCAGGCCGAACTGGAAGCGAAGGAGGCCGGATCGTTCGACGCGTTCGTCGCGGCCTATCGCGCCTATACGCTGAACCGCTTCAGCGTTTGA
- a CDS encoding DNA-3-methyladenine glycosylase family protein, protein MSIDKTTITSIANGGHVPPSAQMALRFKAPYDWARVLRFFSGRAIPGVEQAVDGVYRRIVDLNGDAGTLTVTKHPRRHCLIATLEGAAARHVDDAFTHRVASMFDLGADPAVIGGGLARDPWFAPLVEAAPGLRVPGAWSGFELAVRAIVGQQVSVKAATTIVGRLVQRAGERVVNDDGVAAQDGAPAWRFPTPDALAACDLDKIGMPGKRAAALTGMARAVAAGHVPLDPAQADLATLRRAWLELPGIGPWTVEYIAMRAWRDPDAWPASDLVLMQSITARDPSLDRLASQKSRTEGWRPWRAYAALHLWNDVADRAGGARGG, encoded by the coding sequence TTGAGCATCGATAAAACCACGATCACTTCGATCGCGAACGGCGGCCACGTGCCGCCGTCTGCGCAGATGGCGCTGCGCTTCAAAGCGCCGTACGACTGGGCGCGCGTGCTGCGCTTCTTCAGCGGACGCGCGATTCCAGGTGTCGAACAGGCCGTCGACGGCGTGTATCGCCGGATCGTCGATCTGAACGGCGACGCGGGCACGCTCACGGTCACGAAGCATCCGCGCCGGCATTGCCTGATCGCGACGCTCGAAGGGGCGGCCGCGCGCCATGTCGACGACGCGTTCACGCACCGTGTCGCATCGATGTTCGACCTCGGCGCCGACCCGGCCGTGATCGGCGGCGGGCTCGCGCGCGACCCGTGGTTCGCGCCGCTCGTCGAGGCCGCGCCGGGGCTGCGCGTGCCGGGCGCCTGGTCGGGGTTCGAGCTTGCGGTGCGCGCGATCGTCGGCCAGCAGGTGAGCGTGAAGGCGGCAACGACGATCGTCGGCCGGCTCGTCCAGCGGGCCGGCGAGCGCGTCGTGAACGACGACGGCGTGGCGGCGCAGGACGGCGCCCCCGCGTGGCGTTTTCCGACACCGGACGCGCTCGCCGCATGCGATCTGGACAAGATCGGGATGCCCGGCAAGCGGGCCGCGGCGCTGACGGGCATGGCGCGCGCGGTGGCGGCCGGCCACGTGCCGCTCGATCCCGCGCAGGCCGATCTCGCGACGCTGCGCCGCGCGTGGCTCGAGCTGCCCGGTATCGGCCCGTGGACCGTCGAATACATCGCGATGCGCGCGTGGCGCGACCCGGACGCGTGGCCGGCGTCCGATCTGGTGCTGATGCAATCGATCACCGCGCGCGATCCGTCGCTCGACCGGCTCGCGAGCCAGAAAAGCCGGACCGAAGGCTGGCGGCCGTGGCGCGCGTATGCGGCGCTTCATCTGTGGAACGACGTGGCGGACCGCGCCGGCGGCGCGCGCGGCGGATGA
- the ada gene encoding bifunctional DNA-binding transcriptional regulator/O6-methylguanine-DNA methyltransferase Ada yields the protein MKTAYQTDDARWGAVTARDPHADGAFFYAVRTTGVFCRPSCASRLPRREHVSFFPDPAAARAAGFRPCKRCQPEGLPRGLEIVNRACAVLDAHPERLTLQQLSDAVHVSPFHLQRLFKRVVGVSPRQYQAAQRGAALREALQSGQPVTQAAVDAGFNSPSRLYASVPRELGMAPSAFRRQGAGLRIDYATASTPLGTVLVAATEQGICRIAFGDEPAPLVGELKDAFARAELVESPSRLAPFVAQIRAYLDGTRHAFDLPLDIAPTAFQQRVWEALTHIPYGETRSYSEIAEALGAPRAVRAVASACASNPVALAIPCHRVVQKGGALAGYRWGVRRKATLLASEARHARDDESEAVAEGSAV from the coding sequence ATGAAAACCGCCTATCAGACCGACGATGCCCGCTGGGGCGCCGTGACCGCCCGCGATCCGCATGCGGACGGCGCGTTCTTCTACGCCGTGCGCACGACCGGCGTGTTCTGCCGCCCGAGCTGCGCGTCGCGGCTGCCGCGGCGCGAGCACGTGTCCTTCTTTCCTGATCCGGCCGCCGCACGCGCGGCGGGGTTCCGCCCATGCAAGCGCTGCCAGCCGGAAGGGTTGCCGCGCGGGCTCGAGATCGTCAACCGCGCGTGCGCGGTGCTCGACGCGCATCCGGAACGGCTCACGCTGCAGCAGCTGAGCGACGCGGTGCACGTGAGCCCGTTCCACCTGCAGCGGCTGTTCAAGCGCGTGGTCGGCGTGTCGCCGCGGCAGTATCAGGCCGCGCAGCGCGGCGCCGCGTTACGCGAGGCGTTGCAAAGCGGGCAACCCGTCACGCAGGCGGCCGTCGACGCGGGGTTCAATTCGCCGTCGCGGCTCTACGCATCGGTGCCGCGCGAGCTGGGGATGGCGCCGTCCGCGTTCCGTCGTCAGGGCGCTGGCCTGCGAATCGATTATGCGACCGCGTCGACGCCGCTCGGCACGGTGCTCGTCGCCGCGACCGAACAGGGCATCTGCCGGATCGCGTTCGGTGACGAACCGGCGCCGCTCGTCGGCGAACTGAAGGACGCATTTGCACGTGCCGAACTGGTCGAATCGCCGTCGCGGCTCGCGCCGTTCGTCGCGCAGATCCGCGCGTATCTGGACGGCACGCGGCACGCGTTCGACCTGCCGCTCGACATCGCGCCGACCGCGTTCCAGCAGCGCGTATGGGAAGCGCTGACGCATATCCCGTACGGCGAGACGCGCAGCTACTCGGAGATCGCCGAGGCGCTGGGCGCGCCGCGCGCGGTGCGGGCCGTCGCGTCGGCCTGCGCATCGAACCCGGTTGCGCTCGCGATCCCGTGCCACCGTGTCGTGCAGAAGGGAGGCGCGCTCGCCGGATATCGCTGGGGCGTGCGCCGCAAGGCGACGCTGCTCGCGTCCGAGGCGCGCCATGCGCGCGACGATGAATCCGAAGCCGTTGCGGAGGGCAGCGCAGTTTGA
- a CDS encoding VOC family protein: MKPTIRAIDHIVLRVTDMAAMTHFYCDAVGCHVEKEQPDLGLVQLRAGDALIDLLSVGGPIDRPDSGPPGTGRNLDHLCLRVEPFDPDALIEHFAAHGARPGAPAERYGAGGYGPSIYLFDPEGNMLEFKGPPAALG; this comes from the coding sequence ATGAAACCGACCATCCGCGCGATCGATCACATCGTGCTACGCGTGACCGACATGGCTGCGATGACGCACTTTTACTGCGATGCCGTCGGCTGTCACGTGGAGAAGGAACAACCCGACCTGGGCCTTGTCCAGTTGCGCGCCGGCGACGCACTGATCGACCTGCTGTCCGTTGGCGGCCCGATCGACCGCCCCGACAGCGGCCCGCCGGGCACCGGCCGCAATCTCGACCATTTGTGCCTGCGCGTCGAGCCATTCGACCCCGACGCACTGATCGAGCATTTCGCCGCGCATGGCGCGCGCCCTGGCGCCCCCGCCGAACGTTACGGCGCCGGTGGCTACGGGCCGTCGATCTATCTGTTCGATCCCGAAGGAAACATGCTGGAATTCAAGGGGCCGCCGGCCGCGCTCGGCTGA
- a CDS encoding YaeQ family protein, which yields MALKSTIYKAELQIADMDRHYYADHALTVARHPSETDDRMMVRIVAFALFAHERLEFCKGLSDVDEPDLWQKDLTGAIDVWIEAGQPDERRISKAAGRAGQVTVIAYGGKTSDIWWQGVRSKVERLRNVQVLSLADGVAAALGRLAERTMRLQCTVQDGAAWISSADHDPVAVEWTVLKARADA from the coding sequence ATGGCGCTGAAATCCACGATCTACAAAGCCGAACTGCAAATCGCCGACATGGATCGGCACTACTACGCCGATCACGCGTTGACGGTCGCCCGTCACCCGTCGGAAACCGACGACCGGATGATGGTGCGCATCGTCGCGTTCGCGCTGTTCGCGCACGAGCGTCTCGAATTCTGCAAGGGGTTGTCGGACGTCGACGAACCCGATCTGTGGCAGAAGGACCTGACGGGCGCGATCGACGTATGGATCGAGGCCGGCCAGCCCGACGAACGGCGCATCTCGAAGGCGGCCGGCCGCGCCGGGCAGGTCACGGTGATCGCGTACGGCGGCAAGACCTCGGACATCTGGTGGCAGGGCGTGCGCAGCAAGGTGGAACGACTGCGCAACGTCCAGGTGCTGTCGCTGGCCGACGGCGTCGCGGCCGCGCTCGGGCGTCTCGCCGAGCGTACGATGCGCCTGCAGTGCACGGTCCAGGACGGTGCCGCCTGGATCTCGAGCGCCGATCACGATCCCGTCGCGGTCGAATGGACGGTCCTGAAGGCGCGCGCCGACGCGTGA
- the sap1 gene encoding surface attachment protein Sap1, translating to MMKRTGVLFALVGAFSVVSIAQAGGDAALQPKQEIQLTKNAWGCLSKDNLDSVLSHERDGKSQAKQQYFDDYRCLSVPEGQRFRVVSVDQGDVQFVSADNSDQQGLWTDSRFVKQ from the coding sequence ATGATGAAGCGTACCGGTGTCCTTTTTGCCCTTGTCGGCGCATTTTCGGTGGTGTCGATCGCCCAGGCGGGCGGTGATGCGGCTCTCCAGCCGAAGCAGGAAATCCAGCTGACGAAGAATGCGTGGGGTTGTCTGTCGAAAGACAATCTGGACTCCGTACTGAGTCACGAGCGTGACGGCAAGTCGCAGGCGAAGCAGCAGTACTTCGACGACTACCGTTGCCTGTCGGTGCCGGAAGGCCAGCGCTTCCGCGTGGTGTCGGTCGATCAGGGCGACGTCCAGTTCGTCAGCGCCGACAACAGCGACCAGCAGGGCCTCTGGACCGATTCTCGCTTCGTCAAGCAGTAA
- the speG gene encoding spermidine N1-acetyltransferase codes for MQLQNDKHTLALRPLERQDLRFVHELNNDAKIMRYWFEEPYETFSELSQLYDRHVHDQRERRFVAVDAQDELVGLVELIELDYIHRRGEFQIIIAPQCQGRGYAGQATRLAIEYAFKVLNMRKLYLIVDTSNAAAIHVYEKCGFQHEAELKEEFFGNGAYHNAYRMCIFQRDYFEQPRSIE; via the coding sequence ATGCAACTCCAGAACGACAAGCACACGCTTGCATTGCGGCCGCTGGAGCGCCAGGACCTGCGCTTCGTTCACGAGCTGAACAACGACGCGAAGATCATGCGCTACTGGTTCGAGGAGCCGTACGAAACCTTCTCCGAGCTGTCGCAACTGTATGACCGCCATGTGCACGACCAGCGGGAGCGCCGCTTCGTCGCGGTCGATGCGCAGGACGAACTGGTCGGCCTCGTCGAGCTGATCGAGCTCGACTACATTCACCGGCGCGGCGAGTTCCAGATCATCATCGCGCCCCAATGCCAGGGGCGCGGCTACGCGGGCCAGGCGACGCGGCTCGCGATCGAATACGCGTTCAAGGTGCTGAACATGCGCAAGCTGTACCTGATCGTCGATACATCGAATGCGGCGGCAATCCACGTGTACGAGAAATGCGGATTCCAGCACGAGGCGGAATTGAAGGAAGAATTTTTCGGAAACGGCGCGTATCACAACGCTTATCGCATGTGCATCTTCCAGCGAGATTATTTCGAGCAGCCGCGATCTATCGAATAA
- a CDS encoding DUF2795 domain-containing protein — MNDKPALPPHDIPGEAIDLQIADVLAAVRYPANKDAIVDAARDAGASNEVLSMLDGLPEQDYADVDAVTRWVAGNFGPGLGI, encoded by the coding sequence GTGAACGACAAACCCGCCCTCCCTCCACACGATATCCCCGGCGAAGCGATCGATCTGCAGATCGCCGACGTGCTGGCCGCCGTCCGCTACCCGGCGAACAAGGATGCGATCGTCGACGCCGCACGCGACGCCGGCGCGAGCAACGAAGTGCTGTCGATGCTCGACGGCCTGCCCGAACAGGACTACGCGGACGTCGATGCCGTCACGCGCTGGGTCGCCGGCAATTTCGGCCCCGGCCTCGGGATTTGA